The stretch of DNA GCTTCGCGCGAGCGAACTACGTCGCGGGTGGCGACGGCCTCGACGTCCGCTCCGACCTGGGCACCCTCAACCTGTCCGACATGGCGACCGTGATGGTGGAGTGCGGCAACATGCGCAACGCCGCCGACGCGGCCCGGATGACCTCGGCCCACGGTCAGCGTCGCTACGCCCGGGCGCTGGTGAGGGGCGTCCGCAGCTACCTGGCGGCCCGCTAGGGTCGCAGCCATGAGGACGCTGGTCGGCGACGGTACCTGGGACTGGCCGCAGGGGCCGTGGCTGCGGGTGAACTTCGTCGCCAGCGTGGACGGATCGGCCCAGGGCGGCGACGGCCGCAGTGGCTCGATCAACAACGCGGTCGACGCGCAGGTCTTCCACGAGCTGCGCCGCACGGCCGACGTCATCCTCGTCGGGGCCGGCACCGCGCGGGCCGAGGAGTACCGGCCCTCGGCCACCCCGATCGTGGTGATCGGCCACGAGCTGCCGCCGCTGCTGGCCGGCGACGACAACGTCCGACTCGCCTCGGGACCGTTGCCCGAGCTCGTCGCCGGACTCCACGACGAGGGGCACCGCCGGATCCTGTGCGAGGGCGGTCCCACCCTGCTCGGTGGCCTGCTCGCCGCCGGACTGGTCGACGAGCTGTGCCTGACCACCACGCCGCACCTGGTCGGCGGCTCGGGGAAGCGGATCACCGCTGGCCCGGCCCTCGACGTACCGCTGAGCCTGTCTTCCCTGGTGGAGCAGGACGGCACCCTGCTCGTGCGGTGGCTAGTCTCACGCCCGTGACCGAGGGTGCGACGGACGAGCTGCTG from Nocardioides sp. BP30 encodes:
- a CDS encoding dihydrofolate reductase family protein: MRTLVGDGTWDWPQGPWLRVNFVASVDGSAQGGDGRSGSINNAVDAQVFHELRRTADVILVGAGTARAEEYRPSATPIVVIGHELPPLLAGDDNVRLASGPLPELVAGLHDEGHRRILCEGGPTLLGGLLAAGLVDELCLTTTPHLVGGSGKRITAGPALDVPLSLSSLVEQDGTLLVRWLVSRP